A region from the Saccharomonospora azurea NA-128 genome encodes:
- a CDS encoding class I SAM-dependent methyltransferase, with protein sequence MRAETSAGHGSAAVRKVLETELRAARARGAQEPVVVDVGGGSGVWAVPFAAAGCRVTVVEPSLDALATLERRATEDGVADRITVVADDADALGEHVRPGTADLVLAHSLLEVVDDPRRTMASIVEATAPGGAVSVLVANRHAAVLHRALAGRLVEARELLSQPDGVRSGDAETVLRRFDVDGVTALLADVGLSVETVRGDGVVSEIVSPEEAESWESDLAEFETVAAVTSPLRDVATRLHALARTRA encoded by the coding sequence ATGCGAGCGGAGACTTCGGCCGGTCACGGGTCGGCGGCGGTGCGGAAGGTGTTGGAAACCGAGCTGCGTGCCGCGCGGGCCCGGGGTGCGCAGGAGCCTGTGGTGGTGGACGTGGGCGGCGGCAGCGGCGTCTGGGCGGTGCCCTTCGCGGCCGCCGGGTGCCGGGTGACGGTCGTGGAACCGAGCCTCGACGCGCTCGCCACGCTGGAGCGGCGGGCGACCGAGGACGGTGTCGCCGACCGGATCACCGTCGTGGCCGACGACGCGGACGCGTTGGGTGAGCACGTGAGGCCGGGGACGGCCGATCTGGTGCTCGCGCACTCGCTGCTGGAGGTCGTGGACGACCCGCGCCGCACCATGGCGTCCATCGTCGAGGCCACTGCGCCCGGCGGCGCGGTGTCGGTGCTCGTGGCCAACCGCCACGCCGCGGTGCTGCACCGTGCGCTGGCCGGTCGGCTCGTGGAGGCTCGGGAGCTGCTGTCGCAGCCCGACGGCGTGCGCAGCGGCGACGCGGAGACCGTCCTGCGGCGCTTCGACGTCGACGGGGTGACCGCGTTGCTCGCGGACGTGGGTCTGTCGGTCGAGACCGTGCGGGGCGACGGCGTCGTGTCGGAGATCGTCTCGCCGGAGGAGGCGGAGTCGTGGGAGAGCGACCTCGCCGAGTTCGAGACCGTGGCGGCGGTGACCAGCCCGTTGCGTGACGTCGCCACCCGGTTGCACGCGTTGGCCCGCACGCGCGCCTGA
- a CDS encoding helix-turn-helix domain-containing protein, with product MTVLLREAIGDRLRHARTTKRRTLRDISRAARVSLGYLSEVERGQKEASSELLASICEALELPLSELLHNVAADVSALDRVDAAVESRPDEFAAVNEAGDGEDAASGEGERSFEGGRLATGSRGEDFADFRLSPTLRTTIRAPKSKPVLAA from the coding sequence ATGACCGTGCTGTTGCGTGAGGCGATCGGTGATCGGCTCCGTCATGCCCGCACCACCAAGCGCCGGACGCTGCGCGACATCTCCCGCGCCGCCAGGGTGAGCCTCGGTTACCTCTCCGAGGTCGAGCGGGGGCAGAAAGAGGCGTCCAGCGAGCTCCTCGCGTCGATCTGCGAGGCGCTGGAGCTTCCGCTGAGCGAGTTGCTGCACAACGTCGCCGCCGACGTCTCCGCGCTGGACCGGGTCGACGCGGCGGTGGAGTCCAGGCCCGACGAGTTCGCCGCCGTGAACGAGGCCGGGGACGGCGAGGACGCGGCGAGCGGAGAAGGCGAACGCAGCTTCGAGGGCGGTCGGCTGGCCACCGGCAGCCGAGGTGAGGACTTCGCGGACTTCCGGCTTTCGCCCACTCTCCGGACCACGATCCGGGCACCGAAGTCGAAGCCCGTCCTGGCCGCATAG
- a CDS encoding ParA family protein, whose protein sequence is MHTVAVLSLKGGVGKTTVALGVASAALRRGTRTLVADLDPQGNATATLDPPLTDATLADVLEAPRLGILNQAIAASGWSDAVDVLVGSEELELLNEPGPHAHRMDSLARALDELRRYPQGKPYDLAILDCPPSLGRLTRSALIAADSALLVTEPTMYAVAGAQRALEAIESIRAEHNPRLKPAGVVVNRLRNRSYEHEYRVQELRESFGRLVMPTAIPDRLVVQQAQGACTPIHAWNSPAAQEIALTFNMVLAKILRSDRAGRHRLDGEEPEPTPPPAGPPPPGPPSGPQRGAPPPPHLPARRPYARHETG, encoded by the coding sequence GTGCACACGGTCGCCGTACTCAGCCTCAAGGGTGGCGTCGGGAAGACGACGGTCGCTCTCGGTGTCGCCTCGGCTGCGCTCCGCAGGGGAACCCGGACGCTGGTGGCGGACCTGGACCCACAGGGCAACGCCACCGCGACGCTCGATCCGCCACTCACCGACGCCACGCTCGCCGACGTTCTCGAAGCGCCCCGGCTCGGCATCCTGAACCAGGCGATCGCCGCCAGCGGCTGGAGCGACGCCGTCGACGTCCTCGTCGGGTCGGAGGAGTTGGAGCTGCTCAACGAACCCGGCCCTCACGCCCATCGCATGGACAGCCTGGCGCGGGCCCTCGACGAACTGCGCCGCTATCCGCAGGGCAAACCGTACGACCTCGCGATCCTCGACTGCCCGCCGTCGCTCGGGCGGCTCACGCGCTCGGCACTCATCGCCGCCGACAGCGCGCTGCTCGTCACCGAACCCACCATGTACGCCGTGGCGGGCGCGCAGCGGGCGCTGGAGGCCATCGAGTCGATCCGGGCCGAGCACAACCCGCGACTGAAACCGGCGGGCGTGGTCGTCAACCGGCTGCGCAACCGCTCCTACGAGCACGAATACCGCGTGCAGGAACTGCGGGAGTCGTTCGGCAGGCTCGTGATGCCGACCGCGATCCCCGACCGGCTGGTCGTGCAGCAGGCGCAGGGCGCATGCACGCCGATCCACGCGTGGAACTCCCCCGCCGCACAGGAGATCGCGCTGACGTTCAACATGGTGCTGGCGAAGATTCTGCGCTCCGACCGTGCCGGTCGGCACCGGCTGGACGGTGAGGAGCCGGAACCCACGCCACCACCCGCAGGACCTCCGCCGCCGGGCCCGCCCTCAGGCCCGCAGAGAGGCGCTCCGCCACCGCCACACCTGCCCGCGCGGCGCCCGTACGCCCGGCACGAGACGGGCTGA
- a CDS encoding allophanate hydrolase-related protein: protein MNLFLFDDDTVPLPPITTSQAVQRVLSVFDALSRGLGPAPLVRLRCREDVLVDAKAVDERVRLGERLPLVGTLVAAPDEPVVVGRLAQAGAVVAGHTVPGSPSPGSEARVETLSKLDALLVTEPPAGCRGVVGFVPTRGLLPTSDSGVTTVLARDAAVAQQVAAAVTGPDPRAGSRGFSRHWPESVRLSAGEHPRVGVPDRPFLAALAPMDAARLLATADTLRVAGALTNEVELSGGGADGICRRRAAHALQYHDAILLPLGSGACSLSRLVTHLDTAAMLLPLRFDGGVGLLTKPFDDQVVLDLAGLLTGSQAPRPYPDVGVRLIAFGSFLRGQPRAVDLERVGARFTGFATTSRHYRLMLLEQDPPEAGVVPARGAAEGGPLLGEEWLLAPAALGEFVAHLPAPMRLGTVDLADGTSSLAILCDPAAARHGADLTAWECWRAYLRHLSAVRPAAVRAGS from the coding sequence GTGAACCTGTTCCTGTTCGACGACGACACGGTCCCGCTTCCTCCCATCACCACGAGCCAGGCCGTCCAGCGCGTGCTGTCGGTGTTCGACGCGCTCTCGCGCGGTCTCGGACCGGCCCCGCTGGTGCGGCTGCGCTGCCGGGAGGACGTGCTCGTGGACGCGAAGGCCGTCGACGAGCGGGTGAGGTTGGGGGAGCGCCTGCCGCTGGTCGGGACTCTGGTGGCCGCGCCGGACGAGCCCGTCGTCGTGGGACGGCTCGCGCAGGCCGGTGCGGTGGTCGCAGGGCATACGGTGCCCGGTTCGCCCTCGCCGGGCTCCGAGGCGCGGGTGGAGACGCTCAGCAAGCTCGACGCGTTGCTCGTCACCGAACCGCCCGCCGGGTGTCGCGGAGTGGTGGGGTTCGTCCCCACCCGAGGACTGCTGCCGACGAGCGATTCGGGAGTCACCACGGTGCTGGCCCGCGACGCCGCCGTCGCGCAGCAGGTGGCCGCCGCGGTCACGGGACCGGATCCCCGAGCCGGCTCCCGAGGGTTCAGCAGGCACTGGCCGGAGTCGGTGCGCCTGAGCGCGGGCGAGCACCCCCGGGTCGGTGTGCCGGACCGGCCGTTCTTGGCCGCGCTCGCACCGATGGACGCTGCTCGGCTCCTCGCGACCGCGGACACGTTGCGGGTGGCGGGCGCACTGACGAACGAGGTCGAGCTGTCGGGTGGGGGCGCCGACGGCATCTGTCGCCGACGTGCCGCGCACGCCCTGCAATATCACGACGCCATCCTGCTGCCGCTGGGCAGCGGGGCCTGTTCGCTGAGTCGGTTGGTGACGCACCTCGACACCGCGGCCATGCTGCTGCCCCTGCGGTTCGACGGCGGTGTCGGCCTGCTGACGAAACCCTTCGACGACCAGGTGGTGCTCGACCTCGCGGGGCTGCTCACCGGATCACAGGCTCCCCGGCCCTACCCGGACGTCGGAGTGCGGTTGATCGCCTTCGGTTCCTTCCTCCGGGGGCAACCGCGGGCCGTGGACCTGGAGCGAGTGGGGGCGCGGTTCACCGGCTTCGCGACCACGTCCCGCCATTATCGGCTGATGCTGCTGGAGCAGGACCCGCCCGAGGCCGGGGTGGTGCCGGCGCGCGGTGCCGCCGAGGGCGGTCCCCTGCTCGGCGAGGAATGGCTGCTGGCTCCGGCGGCGTTGGGCGAGTTCGTCGCTCACCTGCCCGCGCCGATGCGCCTGGGCACCGTGGACCTGGCCGACGGGACGAGCTCGCTCGCGATCCTCTGCGATCCGGCAGCGGCGCGACACGGTGCCGACCTCACCGCGTGGGAGTGCTGGCGGGCGTACCTGCGCCACCTCAGCGCCGTACGGCCTGCCGCGGTGCGAGCCGGGAGTTGA
- the pgsA gene encoding CDP-diacylglycerol--glycerol-3-phosphate 3-phosphatidyltransferase, producing MSIDKAGTYDADGSPDGSAQGAGRARAPVPTLNLANVLTVLRLVLVPVFVVALFAGDVAGADTSDGLDVSPWRYVATAVFAVAALTDRLDGWVARRFDLVTDFGKIVDPIADKALIGAALLGLSVLGELPWWFTAVILGRELAVTLLRFWVIRHGVIPASKGGKAKTLAQVLAIGVVLLPLPAQVDPVEWVLLGTALVLTVGTGVDYLVRALRLRAVARQGPVEVT from the coding sequence GTGAGTATCGACAAGGCCGGCACGTACGACGCCGACGGTTCGCCCGACGGCTCGGCCCAGGGCGCTGGCCGCGCGAGGGCTCCCGTCCCGACGCTGAACCTCGCCAACGTGCTCACCGTGTTGCGCTTGGTGCTGGTGCCGGTGTTCGTCGTGGCGCTGTTCGCCGGTGACGTCGCCGGGGCGGACACCTCCGACGGGCTGGACGTCTCGCCGTGGCGTTACGTCGCCACGGCGGTCTTCGCGGTGGCCGCGCTGACCGACCGGCTCGACGGCTGGGTGGCGCGGCGGTTCGACCTCGTCACCGACTTCGGCAAGATCGTCGACCCGATCGCCGACAAGGCGTTGATCGGCGCGGCGTTGCTCGGGCTGAGTGTGCTGGGCGAGCTGCCGTGGTGGTTCACGGCCGTCATCCTCGGCCGGGAGCTCGCCGTGACGTTGCTGCGGTTCTGGGTCATCCGCCACGGCGTCATCCCGGCCAGCAAGGGAGGCAAGGCCAAGACCCTGGCGCAGGTCCTGGCGATCGGTGTCGTGTTGTTGCCGCTGCCCGCCCAGGTCGACCCCGTCGAGTGGGTGCTCCTGGGCACGGCCCTGGTCTTGACGGTCGGCACGGGCGTCGACTACCTCGTCCGCGCGCTGCGGCTCCGTGCGGTGGCGCGGCAGGGACCTGTGGAGGTGACGTGA
- the dinB gene encoding DNA polymerase IV, protein MGRNTALPEGYERFRVTDSTWPDDTGCHLLHVDMDAFFAAVELRTRPELADRPVVVAGAGPRSVVLSANYPARRFGISSAMPVAAARKLCPHAVYLPPTKGLYSEVSRGVMALFSEYTPLVEPLSLDEAFLDVRGALRRLGATPVEIGSEIRAKVESEYGVTCSVGAAGVKFVAKLASGMAKPDGMVVVPVADTVSFLHPLPVSALWGVGPKTAEVLRAHGLATIADIAATPPERLRRWLGVATAEHLTALAHGRDERGVVADAEEKSLGAERTFDTDLADRAEQERQLLSLAEKVAATLRRRGLRGRTVSIKVRFSDFRTITRARTLPTATDVARTIHAQAVTLLRDTGAGAPVRLLGVRAEGLVGAEQPEQLSLDDARPVSRWRDAEVAADVARSKFGAAAVRPASLLRRDVP, encoded by the coding sequence ATGGGACGGAACACGGCGCTGCCCGAGGGGTACGAACGGTTCCGGGTCACCGACTCCACGTGGCCCGACGACACCGGTTGCCACCTGCTGCACGTCGACATGGACGCCTTCTTCGCGGCGGTGGAACTGCGGACCCGGCCCGAGCTGGCCGATCGCCCCGTGGTCGTCGCGGGCGCCGGGCCGCGTTCGGTGGTGCTGTCGGCGAACTACCCCGCCCGACGGTTCGGGATCTCGTCGGCGATGCCGGTCGCGGCGGCGCGCAAGCTCTGCCCGCACGCCGTCTACCTGCCGCCCACGAAGGGGCTCTACAGCGAGGTCTCCCGCGGCGTCATGGCACTCTTCAGCGAGTACACGCCTCTGGTCGAGCCGCTGAGCCTCGACGAGGCGTTCCTCGACGTGCGAGGCGCGCTGCGCAGGCTGGGGGCCACGCCGGTGGAGATCGGCAGCGAGATCCGGGCGAAGGTCGAGTCGGAGTACGGCGTGACCTGTTCCGTCGGAGCGGCGGGGGTCAAGTTCGTCGCGAAGCTGGCCTCCGGCATGGCGAAGCCCGACGGCATGGTCGTGGTTCCCGTCGCCGACACGGTGTCGTTCCTCCACCCGTTGCCGGTGTCGGCGCTGTGGGGAGTGGGTCCGAAGACGGCCGAGGTCCTGCGGGCGCACGGTCTGGCGACCATCGCCGACATCGCGGCGACTCCGCCCGAGCGCCTGCGGCGCTGGTTGGGCGTGGCCACGGCGGAACACCTGACCGCGCTCGCCCACGGCCGCGACGAGCGTGGCGTGGTGGCCGACGCGGAGGAGAAGTCGCTGGGCGCGGAACGGACGTTCGACACCGATCTCGCCGATCGGGCCGAACAGGAGCGCCAGTTGCTGAGCCTGGCGGAGAAGGTGGCAGCGACACTGCGGCGCCGGGGCCTTCGGGGCAGGACCGTGTCGATCAAGGTCAGGTTCTCCGACTTCCGCACCATCACCCGAGCTCGCACACTGCCGACGGCGACGGACGTGGCGAGGACCATCCATGCCCAGGCGGTCACGTTGCTCCGCGACACGGGTGCCGGAGCGCCGGTGCGGCTGCTGGGCGTGCGCGCCGAAGGACTGGTCGGCGCGGAGCAGCCCGAGCAGCTCAGCCTGGACGACGCGCGCCCGGTATCGCGGTGGCGCGACGCCGAGGTCGCCGCCGATGTGGCGCGGTCGAAGTTCGGGGCGGCGGCCGTGCGCCCAGCGTCACTGTTGAGACGTGACGTACCGTGA
- a CDS encoding PspA/IM30 family protein translates to MANPFVKFWKYLMAAFSSKVDEHADPKVQIQQAIEEAQRNHQALSQQAASVIGNQRQLEMKLNRQLGEVEKLQASTRQALTLADEARAKGDEQKAQEFETAAEGFAAQLVTAEQSIEDLKTLHDQALQAAEQAKQAVERNASMLQQKLAERTKLLSQLEQAKMQEQVSSSLNQMTELAAPGNTPSLDEIRDKIEKRYTTALGSAELAQNSVQGRMLEVQHSTTQLAGHSRLEQIRASMKGESVAQVTSGDSTSNSSASSSSSATSDVQKEIQARVEAERQKNQA, encoded by the coding sequence ATGGCCAACCCTTTCGTGAAGTTCTGGAAGTACCTCATGGCGGCGTTCTCGTCCAAGGTTGACGAGCACGCCGATCCGAAGGTGCAGATCCAGCAGGCCATCGAGGAGGCTCAGCGCAATCACCAGGCCCTGTCGCAGCAGGCTGCCTCGGTGATCGGTAACCAGCGGCAGCTGGAGATGAAGCTCAACCGACAGCTGGGCGAGGTCGAGAAGCTGCAGGCCTCCACCCGCCAGGCGTTGACGCTCGCCGACGAGGCCAGGGCCAAGGGCGACGAGCAGAAGGCTCAGGAGTTCGAGACGGCCGCCGAGGGCTTCGCGGCGCAGCTCGTGACCGCCGAGCAGTCGATCGAGGACCTGAAGACGCTGCACGACCAGGCGCTGCAGGCCGCCGAGCAGGCCAAGCAGGCCGTCGAGCGCAACGCGAGCATGCTCCAGCAGAAGCTGGCCGAGCGCACGAAGCTGCTGTCGCAGCTGGAGCAGGCCAAGATGCAGGAGCAGGTCTCCTCGTCGCTGAACCAGATGACGGAGCTGGCCGCGCCCGGCAACACGCCTTCGCTCGACGAGATCCGCGACAAGATCGAGAAGCGTTACACCACCGCTCTCGGCTCGGCCGAGCTGGCGCAGAACTCGGTGCAGGGCCGGATGCTGGAGGTCCAGCACTCCACCACGCAGCTCGCGGGCCACAGCCGTCTGGAGCAGATCCGCGCCTCGATGAAGGGCGAGTCGGTGGCGCAGGTGACGAGCGGCGACTCCACGAGCAACAGCAGCGCCTCGTCCTCGTCGTCGGCCACCTCGGACGTCCAGAAGGAGATCCAGGCCAGGGTCGAGGCCGAGCGGCAGAAGAACCAGGCGTGA
- a CDS encoding quinone-dependent dihydroorotate dehydrogenase gives MLFDRIVRPALYRLHANDAEAVHERTVRLLGRLGQGSPLTRALGRYYRVDDPCTVFGIRFPNRVGLAAGMDKDGRALHAWSALGFGFVEVGTVTRHAQPGNPQPRLFTLDASDAVLNRMGFNNAGAAALAGRLAATGKPDIPLGISIGKSKVTPVEEAISDYRDSLVTLSPYADYVAVNVSSPNTPGLRTLQDRGALTELLSELSRTSRDLAATSGRARVPLLVKVAPDLSFDAIAELLGVCLDHEVAGLIATNTTLSRDGLAPQDARFASEPGGLSGRPLTTRSAEIVRFVHDQVGDSLPIIGVGGIGGPDDALRMLDAGASLLQVFSAFALHGPAVVKRINSRLAPRQAVRR, from the coding sequence GTGCTCTTCGACAGGATCGTCCGGCCCGCCCTCTATCGGCTTCACGCCAACGACGCCGAGGCAGTGCACGAACGCACCGTCCGCCTGCTCGGCAGGCTGGGCCAGGGCAGCCCGCTGACCCGCGCACTCGGCCGGTACTACCGGGTCGACGACCCCTGCACCGTCTTCGGCATCCGGTTCCCGAACCGCGTGGGCCTCGCCGCCGGGATGGACAAGGACGGGCGCGCGCTGCACGCGTGGTCGGCTCTCGGGTTCGGGTTCGTCGAGGTCGGCACCGTCACGCGACACGCGCAGCCGGGCAACCCCCAGCCCCGTCTCTTCACGCTCGACGCCAGTGACGCCGTGCTCAACCGGATGGGCTTCAACAACGCCGGTGCGGCGGCGTTGGCCGGCCGGCTCGCCGCCACGGGCAAGCCCGACATCCCGCTCGGGATCAGCATCGGCAAGTCGAAGGTCACTCCCGTCGAGGAGGCGATCTCCGACTATCGCGACTCGCTCGTGACGCTGTCCCCGTACGCCGACTACGTGGCCGTCAACGTCAGCTCGCCCAACACGCCGGGACTGCGCACGCTGCAGGACCGCGGAGCGCTGACCGAGCTGCTGAGCGAACTGTCCCGCACCTCCCGCGACCTCGCGGCGACGAGCGGGCGCGCGCGGGTGCCGCTGCTGGTGAAGGTGGCTCCGGACCTGTCGTTCGACGCCATCGCCGAACTGCTCGGTGTGTGTCTCGACCACGAGGTCGCCGGCCTCATCGCCACCAACACGACGTTGTCGCGGGACGGACTCGCGCCTCAGGACGCACGGTTCGCGAGCGAGCCGGGCGGACTGTCCGGGCGCCCGCTCACGACGAGGTCGGCGGAGATCGTGCGCTTCGTGCACGACCAGGTGGGCGACTCACTGCCGATCATCGGTGTGGGCGGCATCGGCGGCCCCGACGACGCGCTGCGCATGCTCGACGCCGGTGCGAGCCTGCTGCAGGTCTTCAGCGCGTTCGCCCTCCACGGGCCCGCCGTGGTGAAGCGGATCAACTCCCGGCTCGCACCGCGGCAGGCCGTACGGCGCTGA
- a CDS encoding CinA family protein, whose amino-acid sequence MSAPDADDQAAWLVAELTRRRQTVAAAESLTAGLVCATLTRVPGSSAVLRGGLVVYATELKHTLGGVDETLLADYGAVHPEVAAQLAQGARRRCTADWGLGLTGVAGPDPQDGCEPGTVYIGLAGPETRAVRTLNLAGGREEVRAGAVAAALGLLREHLD is encoded by the coding sequence GTGAGCGCCCCCGATGCGGACGACCAGGCGGCGTGGCTCGTGGCCGAGCTGACGCGCCGGCGCCAGACGGTCGCGGCGGCGGAGTCGCTCACCGCCGGACTCGTGTGCGCGACGCTCACGCGCGTGCCCGGGTCCAGTGCCGTGCTGCGGGGCGGGCTGGTCGTCTACGCCACCGAGCTGAAGCACACCCTCGGCGGGGTGGACGAGACACTGCTGGCCGACTACGGTGCCGTGCACCCGGAGGTCGCCGCGCAGCTGGCGCAGGGCGCGCGTCGTCGCTGTACCGCCGACTGGGGGCTGGGCCTGACGGGAGTCGCCGGGCCCGACCCTCAGGACGGGTGCGAGCCGGGCACCGTGTACATCGGGCTCGCGGGTCCGGAGACCAGGGCCGTGCGGACCCTGAACCTCGCCGGAGGCCGGGAGGAGGTGCGCGCGGGTGCGGTCGCGGCCGCTCTCGGACTGCTCCGAGAACACCTCGACTGA
- a CDS encoding Fpg/Nei family DNA glycosylase: MPEGDTVFLTGERLRGALVGRTLTRTDFRHPRLATADLTGRDVVAVRTVGKHLFLRFSDRTSLHSHLMMDGSWRVFRPGQRWSMPSHHARVVLAHTDAEAVGFRVHDLDLVPTERESRFVAHLGPDLLDPDWGPDHESTAAAALRSRPNLAIGEALLDQHVMAGVGNVFKTEICFLLGVSPWTPASEVDVDRAVRLAHRLLTVNARRPRRVTTGMDAPGRRSWVYERTRQGCLRCGGAVRVADQGEGTWARPTWYCPRCQPGPAPA; the protein is encoded by the coding sequence GTGCCCGAGGGTGACACCGTCTTCCTCACCGGCGAGCGGCTTCGTGGCGCTCTGGTGGGGCGCACGCTCACCCGCACGGACTTCCGGCACCCGAGACTGGCCACCGCCGACCTGACCGGACGCGACGTGGTGGCCGTCCGCACGGTCGGCAAGCACCTCTTTCTGCGGTTCTCCGACCGCACCAGCCTGCACAGCCATCTCATGATGGACGGTTCGTGGCGGGTGTTCCGCCCGGGACAGCGCTGGTCGATGCCGAGCCACCACGCCCGGGTCGTCCTCGCGCACACGGACGCGGAGGCCGTCGGGTTCCGCGTGCACGACCTCGATCTCGTGCCCACGGAACGGGAGTCGCGATTCGTGGCGCACCTGGGCCCGGACCTGCTCGATCCGGACTGGGGGCCCGACCACGAGAGCACCGCCGCGGCCGCACTGCGGTCGCGTCCGAACCTGGCGATCGGCGAGGCCCTGCTCGACCAGCACGTCATGGCCGGCGTCGGAAATGTGTTCAAGACCGAGATCTGCTTCCTGCTCGGCGTCTCCCCGTGGACACCGGCGTCGGAGGTGGATGTCGATCGGGCGGTGCGGCTGGCCCACCGGCTGCTCACCGTCAACGCACGCCGCCCGCGACGCGTCACCACGGGCATGGACGCGCCGGGACGTCGCAGCTGGGTGTACGAGCGCACCCGGCAGGGCTGTCTCCGCTGCGGCGGAGCCGTCCGGGTGGCCGACCAGGGTGAGGGCACGTGGGCCCGGCCCACTTGGTACTGCCCGCGCTGCCAGCCCGGCCCCGCGCCGGCGTGA
- the pspM gene encoding phage shock envelope stress response protein PspM — MAGGRNERFAKFDKHLQRLPDYAQRAQRAVRAYTDSATAERTSDASRTDARPVPVVPPVVGEVRDKWARWNDPAAKHERRKRRTSRALTLWIVLTLLSVLYALVGYTGITGGVDGWQGALSGLVGVVIFGVLGTRSGIRLYQLSKTTVVAAPRPPALPRVGSLAREPMERLARSEASLAELLAQLAAPTTGGTVSAVPPLSVEQTRQTAEEAAAVLRALAARIESVERARASTPEAQRPALDTALEGLREQLDGGIEEYGALVAATGRAVAASSSGVPEAKEALTDATDRLAGLASALRELSSP, encoded by the coding sequence GTGGCGGGCGGACGGAACGAGCGCTTCGCGAAGTTCGACAAGCATCTGCAGCGTCTGCCCGACTACGCCCAGCGTGCGCAACGCGCGGTGCGGGCCTACACGGACAGCGCGACGGCCGAACGGACGTCCGACGCCTCGCGCACGGATGCGCGTCCGGTGCCCGTGGTGCCGCCCGTGGTGGGCGAGGTCCGCGACAAGTGGGCGCGGTGGAACGACCCGGCGGCGAAACACGAGCGCCGGAAGCGACGCACGTCGCGGGCCCTGACGCTGTGGATCGTGCTGACCCTGCTGTCCGTGTTGTACGCCCTCGTGGGCTACACGGGGATCACGGGCGGTGTCGACGGGTGGCAGGGCGCGCTGAGCGGCTTGGTCGGCGTGGTGATCTTCGGGGTGCTCGGCACGCGCTCCGGTATCCGCCTGTACCAGCTGAGCAAGACCACGGTCGTCGCGGCGCCGCGACCGCCGGCGCTGCCGAGGGTGGGATCCCTGGCGCGGGAGCCGATGGAACGGTTGGCGCGCAGCGAGGCGTCGCTCGCGGAGCTGCTCGCACAACTGGCGGCGCCCACGACCGGCGGCACCGTGTCGGCGGTGCCGCCGCTGTCGGTCGAGCAGACGCGACAGACGGCGGAGGAGGCCGCCGCCGTCCTGCGCGCCCTGGCCGCGCGGATCGAATCGGTCGAGCGCGCTCGGGCGTCCACCCCCGAGGCCCAGCGACCGGCCTTGGACACCGCTCTCGAAGGGCTGCGGGAACAGCTCGACGGGGGCATCGAGGAGTACGGCGCCCTCGTCGCGGCCACGGGGCGGGCCGTCGCCGCCTCCAGCAGTGGGGTGCCGGAGGCCAAGGAGGCCCTCACCGACGCCACGGACCGGCTCGCCGGACTGGCGTCGGCATTGCGTGAGCTGTCGTCGCCGTGA